The following are encoded together in the Petrotoga olearia DSM 13574 genome:
- the metK gene encoding methionine adenosyltransferase has product MSKRYLTAESVCAGHPDKLCDIIADSILEACLRKDKASRVACEVMATKGKIIVAGEISCSEKIDIRYIVRNVLKEIGYNPLKFLIYVFVHKQSVDIATGVDTALEVRNGINEQYGSIGAGDQGTVYGYATKETGEMLPLPLVLSHRIVKRLDDCRKGKLIKGIHPDGKAQVTVEYEGDTPVRIKTIVISVQHDKNKTQEELKTDILNNVLWQCFEDFPFDDETELLINPSGRFVEGGPAADTGLTGRKIMVDTYGGLASHGGGALSGKDPTKVDRSGVYMARYIAKHIVWCGYAKRCEVSISYAIGKANPVAFYVNTLGTGIVSDEILTLAAQEVFNLRPAAIIENLRLRNVIYSDTAVYGHFNSCLFPWEDVNKYSEFRKAVEKYVDREDKN; this is encoded by the coding sequence ATGAGTAAAAGATATTTAACAGCTGAAAGTGTATGTGCTGGACATCCTGATAAACTATGCGACATCATAGCAGATAGCATTTTAGAAGCATGTTTACGTAAAGACAAAGCATCACGTGTCGCTTGTGAGGTAATGGCAACCAAAGGGAAAATTATCGTGGCGGGCGAAATCTCCTGCAGCGAGAAAATAGACATCCGATACATTGTTAGGAATGTCCTTAAAGAGATTGGATACAACCCTCTTAAATTCTTGATTTATGTATTTGTACACAAACAAAGTGTAGATATTGCAACTGGCGTGGATACTGCACTGGAAGTAAGAAATGGGATAAACGAACAGTATGGTTCGATAGGTGCTGGAGACCAAGGAACTGTGTATGGCTATGCTACAAAGGAAACAGGAGAAATGCTTCCCCTACCCCTTGTACTATCTCACAGGATTGTAAAGAGACTGGATGATTGCCGAAAAGGGAAACTGATAAAAGGTATCCACCCAGATGGTAAAGCGCAGGTGACGGTGGAATATGAAGGAGACACTCCAGTGCGAATAAAGACTATTGTGATATCGGTACAGCATGATAAGAATAAAACACAGGAAGAACTAAAGACAGATATCCTTAACAATGTCCTATGGCAGTGCTTTGAGGACTTCCCATTTGATGATGAAACAGAACTTCTCATTAACCCCTCTGGTAGATTTGTCGAAGGTGGTCCCGCTGCCGATACAGGCTTAACTGGTAGAAAAATTATGGTTGATACCTATGGAGGACTTGCATCCCATGGAGGTGGCGCACTTAGTGGTAAAGACCCCACCAAGGTTGACCGAAGCGGTGTCTATATGGCTCGGTACATTGCAAAGCATATCGTCTGGTGTGGTTATGCAAAGAGATGTGAAGTTAGTATATCCTATGCCATTGGTAAGGCAAATCCTGTAGCCTTTTATGTAAATACCCTTGGCACAGGTATTGTTTCTGACGAAATATTAACTCTTGCTGCACAGGAAGTTTTCAATTTAAGACCTGCAGCCATTATTGAAAATCTACGTCTTAGAAATGTGATTTACTCTGATACAGCTGTTTATGGTCACTTTAATAGTTGTCTATTCCCGTGGGAGGATGTAAATAAGTACAGTGAATTTAGAAAGGCGGTGGAAAAGTATGTTGATAGAGAAGATAAAAACTAA